One part of the Thiothrix nivea DSM 5205 genome encodes these proteins:
- a CDS encoding CHAT domain-containing protein, whose protein sequence is MSADSRHVFISHSAADDAFVQALCEKLELHHLNIWVDSRNLRGGDKLWPEVAEAIRTARYVVMVISANTVNSSWVRKEVRLAEQEGITVIPLLLPGILPAALGMWFDEEPAGEKIELDIGSLQEAMPRILAALGERLPDDLPPKQEIANKPIAELLLELSEPTFTRDANGAEQLSARAVLTYIPTDVSKERPVESRPFRFTAPIGQIEQDELRWYLEEYYRWPVGLFRERAERTEAQLPEWGKALFADSLGQAVCREPLSAWQQVRGEVERRFSVQVDASILETGEDAQANANEAASHLQSLPWELLRDDAYLCDGANPVRIRRRLPNFKQQPPSITELPIRILLLSPRPEEPGVGYIDHRASALPLVQAVESLGDLVQLTVLSPPTLAALEQELHRARDAGMAYDVLHFDGHGVYDQQYGLGALCFENPNDANQLEARRNELVHADKLAKLLKDFRIPLVFLEACQTAQAEADPNASVAASLLEEGVTSVVAMTHSVLVETARRFVTAFYQALAQGQRVGAAMLAGQKTLLRNTYRLPIPGAGDLHLQDWFVPILYQEQHDPQLFTWLPSATAQAMQARQQQTRLGRLPEPPGHTFIGRSRELLKAERLLEQQPYAVIRGQGGQGKTTLAVELARWLVRSRRFDRAAFVSVEQYTHDRAVLDVLGKQLVHEHFSVAEHGDDKALQLVQRELENSHTLVVVDNMESLLADATNSQPVLQLLAKLGNPHPNPSPRGRGANADSGSPSTAWRERGLGGEGLRLLFTTRESLPEPFHHKAREIELGALSLGDAKALVMQVMNNEGLSLRHDDQGNTPQEVDALVEAVKGHARALVLLARELAQRGVTATTANVRAIMQELEQRHPGQRELSLFASVELSLRRLSPDVREQIAGLAVFEDGGHWISLQDVMGLDEKQFFTITGSLIDVGLIKIEGEHGYIKFDPALTPYLDLKSDVKTRQKYQDRWLNTMGVFVDFLYEQHFQDSRLQSNLLQLDMANLIKYLSILADNAKTEESFASLLFEKVQKIETLFYHFHKGDVIGVFAKWRSIAASYFKEWNHLSFQQERMKIEYLQSVGQWVQAYEDAMSLLLMSEAKGEDAYNEAKYDLAMANALVGKAMRMIGKPSDALSFLKTAQNQFRELGDDAQQMQKNITSELGHCLFLVGYFSEAERAYKESLEYDEKNQNFRGIAISKSYLANIELSKNQYETAISLYQECLLIFNDLGEPAAKIIYQIGMVYRHLGKYLEAEKAYRKALEIETKIKNVLGQAHSLHELGNLYNDAGNPGRAIDFYFQASNAYADCGELSAECLARSHLAEMWFEMGDYGEAYSEANKAIGMGENQGHEALIWKSFELLHRLEEKMGNLKEAHQAWRQALTAYLAYRRDGGENNESGGCLALAVRRAIQQGDMEEAQQLLDTELVDESWGEHKNFLNKLQTIIAGERDLTLAEDDSLHYSLAAELIFLLEQLQEAGI, encoded by the coding sequence ATGAGCGCAGATTCCCGTCATGTTTTTATTTCGCACTCTGCTGCCGATGATGCATTCGTCCAGGCATTGTGTGAAAAGCTGGAACTCCACCATCTCAATATTTGGGTCGATTCACGTAATTTACGTGGTGGCGACAAACTTTGGCCTGAGGTTGCAGAAGCCATCCGTACTGCCCGCTATGTAGTGATGGTGATCAGCGCCAATACGGTCAATTCATCGTGGGTACGCAAGGAAGTTCGTCTGGCAGAGCAGGAAGGGATAACGGTCATCCCACTATTATTGCCCGGTATTCTGCCTGCTGCTTTGGGCATGTGGTTTGACGAAGAACCAGCAGGTGAAAAAATCGAGCTGGATATTGGCTCGTTGCAGGAAGCCATGCCGCGCATCCTCGCCGCCCTTGGCGAACGCCTGCCCGACGATCTGCCGCCAAAGCAGGAAATTGCCAACAAACCCATCGCCGAACTGCTGCTGGAACTCTCAGAACCCACCTTCACCCGCGATGCTAACGGCGCGGAACAACTCAGCGCCCGCGCAGTATTAACCTACATTCCCACCGATGTCAGCAAGGAACGCCCGGTGGAAAGCCGCCCGTTCCGTTTCACCGCGCCCATCGGCCAGATTGAGCAGGACGAACTGCGCTGGTATCTGGAGGAATATTACCGCTGGCCAGTCGGCCTGTTCCGCGAACGGGCGGAGCGCACCGAGGCGCAATTGCCGGAATGGGGTAAAGCCCTGTTCGCCGACAGTCTGGGGCAAGCCGTCTGCCGCGAACCGCTGAGCGCATGGCAACAAGTGCGCGGCGAAGTTGAGCGGCGCTTTTCGGTACAAGTCGACGCCAGCATCCTGGAAACCGGTGAGGACGCGCAAGCCAACGCCAACGAAGCCGCCAGTCACCTGCAAAGCCTGCCGTGGGAATTGCTGCGCGATGACGCTTACCTCTGCGACGGGGCGAATCCGGTGCGCATTCGCCGCCGCCTGCCGAATTTCAAACAGCAACCGCCCAGCATTACCGAACTGCCGATCCGCATCCTGCTGCTGAGTCCGCGCCCGGAGGAACCCGGCGTTGGTTACATCGACCATCGCGCCAGCGCCTTGCCGCTGGTGCAGGCGGTGGAAAGCCTGGGCGATCTGGTGCAACTGACGGTGCTGAGTCCGCCGACGCTGGCGGCGCTGGAGCAGGAGCTGCACCGCGCCCGTGATGCGGGCATGGCTTACGACGTGCTGCATTTTGACGGGCATGGCGTGTACGACCAACAGTACGGGCTGGGGGCGCTGTGTTTCGAGAATCCGAATGACGCCAACCAATTGGAAGCGCGGCGCAATGAGCTGGTGCACGCCGACAAGCTGGCCAAACTGCTGAAGGATTTCCGCATTCCGCTGGTGTTTCTGGAAGCCTGCCAGACCGCGCAGGCCGAAGCCGACCCGAATGCCTCGGTCGCGGCCAGCCTGCTGGAGGAAGGCGTGACCTCGGTGGTCGCCATGACCCACAGCGTGTTGGTGGAAACCGCGCGGCGTTTCGTCACCGCGTTCTATCAGGCGCTGGCGCAGGGGCAGCGGGTCGGCGCGGCGATGCTGGCGGGGCAAAAGACGCTGCTGCGCAACACCTACCGCCTGCCGATTCCCGGCGCGGGCGACCTGCATTTGCAGGACTGGTTTGTGCCGATCCTGTATCAGGAGCAGCACGACCCGCAGTTGTTCACGTGGCTGCCCTCCGCGACTGCGCAAGCCATGCAGGCGCGGCAACAGCAAACCCGACTGGGCAGGCTGCCAGAGCCGCCAGGCCATACCTTCATCGGGCGCAGCCGTGAGCTGCTGAAAGCCGAGCGTTTGCTGGAACAGCAACCCTACGCCGTGATTCGCGGTCAGGGTGGGCAGGGCAAGACCACGCTGGCGGTGGAACTGGCGCGTTGGCTGGTGCGCAGTCGCCGGTTTGACCGTGCCGCGTTTGTCAGTGTCGAACAATACACGCATGACCGTGCGGTGCTGGATGTGCTGGGCAAACAGTTGGTGCATGAACATTTCAGTGTGGCTGAACACGGCGACGATAAGGCTTTGCAACTGGTGCAGCGGGAACTGGAAAACAGCCACACGCTGGTTGTGGTCGATAATATGGAATCGTTGCTGGCGGATGCGACCAATTCGCAACCGGTGTTGCAGCTTCTGGCGAAGCTGGGGAACCCTCACCCCAACCCCTCTCCCCGAGGGAGAGGGGCTAACGCGGACTCTGGCTCCCCCTCTACCGCTTGGCGGGAGAGGGGGCTGGGGGGTGAGGGTCTTCGCCTCCTCTTCACCACCCGTGAGTCGTTGCCGGAGCCATTCCACCACAAAGCCCGCGAAATCGAACTCGGCGCATTGAGCCTGGGCGACGCCAAGGCGCTGGTGATGCAGGTGATGAATAACGAAGGGCTGAGCCTGCGCCATGATGATCAGGGCAATACGCCGCAGGAAGTGGATGCTCTGGTGGAAGCGGTAAAAGGCCATGCGCGGGCGCTGGTGCTGCTGGCGCGGGAACTGGCGCAGCGCGGGGTGACGGCCACCACCGCGAATGTGCGGGCGATCATGCAGGAGCTGGAACAACGCCATCCGGGGCAGCGCGAACTATCGCTGTTCGCCAGCGTGGAACTCTCCCTGCGGCGGCTGTCGCCGGACGTGCGCGAGCAGATTGCCGGGCTGGCCGTGTTTGAGGATGGAGGGCACTGGATAAGTCTTCAAGATGTAATGGGACTTGATGAAAAACAATTTTTCACTATTACTGGCTCTCTAATAGATGTTGGCTTAATTAAAATTGAAGGAGAGCATGGGTATATTAAGTTTGATCCTGCTTTGACGCCATACTTGGATTTAAAATCAGACGTTAAAACTCGACAAAAGTACCAGGATCGTTGGCTGAATACCATGGGTGTCTTTGTGGACTTTCTGTACGAACAACACTTTCAAGACAGTAGACTGCAATCTAATCTTCTTCAATTAGATATGGCTAATTTAATAAAATACTTATCTATTTTAGCTGATAATGCAAAAACAGAAGAAAGCTTTGCTTCTTTATTGTTCGAAAAAGTGCAAAAAATTGAAACTTTATTTTATCACTTCCATAAAGGTGATGTTATTGGTGTTTTTGCTAAATGGAGAAGCATTGCTGCAAGTTATTTCAAAGAATGGAATCATTTGAGTTTTCAGCAGGAACGTATGAAGATTGAATATTTACAGAGCGTTGGCCAATGGGTTCAAGCGTATGAAGATGCCATGTCCCTATTGTTAATGAGTGAAGCCAAGGGGGAAGATGCTTATAATGAAGCTAAATATGATTTGGCAATGGCAAATGCTCTTGTTGGAAAGGCAATGAGAATGATTGGCAAACCCTCTGATGCTCTTTCATTTTTAAAAACGGCGCAGAATCAATTTAGAGAGCTAGGTGATGACGCGCAACAAATGCAAAAAAATATTACATCTGAACTGGGTCATTGTCTTTTTCTCGTGGGATATTTTAGTGAAGCAGAAAGAGCCTATAAGGAATCATTAGAGTATGATGAAAAAAATCAAAATTTTAGAGGTATTGCAATAAGTAAATCCTATCTGGCAAATATTGAATTATCAAAAAATCAATACGAAACAGCTATATCTTTGTATCAAGAATGCTTGTTAATATTTAATGATCTTGGTGAGCCTGCTGCAAAAATAATATATCAAATTGGTATGGTCTATAGGCACTTGGGCAAGTATTTAGAAGCGGAAAAGGCATATAGAAAAGCACTGGAAATTGAAACCAAAATAAAGAATGTTCTCGGTCAAGCACATTCTTTGCATGAACTTGGAAATCTTTACAATGATGCAGGGAATCCTGGACGAGCAATTGATTTTTATTTTCAAGCATCTAATGCTTATGCGGATTGCGGGGAATTAAGCGCAGAATGTTTGGCTAGAAGTCATTTGGCAGAGATGTGGTTCGAAATGGGGGATTATGGTGAAGCTTATTCCGAGGCCAATAAGGCAATTGGCATGGGAGAAAATCAAGGACATGAAGCTTTGATCTGGAAGTCATTTGAATTATTACATCGACTAGAAGAAAAGATGGGCAACTTGAAAGAAGCACATCAGGCTTGGCGGCAGGCATTAACGGCATATTTAGCGTATAGACGGGACGGAGGAGAAAACAATGAAAGTGGTGGATGTTTGGCTTTGGCAGTAAGACGGGCAATACAACAGGGGGATATGGAGGAAGCCCAGCAGCTGCTTGATACAGAGCTAGTTGATGAATCATGGGGCGAACATAAAAATTTTCTGAACAAGCTACAAACAATTATCGCAGGGGAGCGGGATTTGACTTTGGCGGAGGATGATAGTTTGCATTACTCGCTGGCGGCTGAACTAATATTCCTGCTGGAACAATTACAGGAAGCAGGAATTTAA
- a CDS encoding HepT-like ribonuclease domain-containing protein, whose translation MKTSKKNLRTPDYLRHILDAIQQIEAYTSSMDYPAFQESRLILDAVVRNIEIIGEAARNISENDPAFTEQHANIPWEAMYAMRNRLAHGYFAVDARTVWQTIQDDLPELKGQISGVMKAD comes from the coding sequence ATGAAAACCAGCAAGAAAAACCTGCGCACGCCGGATTATTTGCGGCACATTCTGGACGCCATCCAGCAGATTGAAGCCTACACCAGCAGCATGGACTATCCGGCCTTTCAGGAAAGTCGCCTGATACTGGATGCGGTTGTGCGCAATATCGAGATCATTGGCGAAGCTGCCCGGAATATTTCTGAAAACGATCCGGCGTTTACGGAGCAACATGCCAATATTCCGTGGGAAGCCATGTACGCCATGCGGAACCGGCTGGCGCACGGTTATTTTGCGGTAGATGCCCGCACGGTGTGGCAGACGATTCAGGATGATCTGCCGGAATTGAAAGGGCAGATCAGCGGCGTGATGAAGGCGGATTAA
- a CDS encoding nucleotidyltransferase family protein: MRPSEAVNTYRDFIRQTVAAHRASSPRIFGSVLTQEDTEDSDLDILVEPTPETSLLDLAKIECALRKKLGVKVDVLTPDFLSPSFRDEVLKTAVAI; encoded by the coding sequence ATGCGCCCTTCGGAAGCTGTTAATACTTACCGTGATTTCATCCGGCAAACGGTTGCTGCGCATCGTGCTTCCAGCCCGCGTATATTTGGCTCCGTCCTGACCCAGGAAGATACCGAGGACAGCGATCTGGATATTCTGGTGGAGCCGACCCCGGAGACCAGCCTGCTCGACCTTGCCAAGATTGAGTGCGCCTTGCGCAAGAAACTGGGGGTCAAGGTGGATGTGCTGACGCCTGATTTCCTGTCGCCCAGCTTCCGCGATGAAGTGCTGAAAACTGCCGTCGCCATATGA
- a CDS encoding putative toxin-antitoxin system toxin component, PIN family, producing MIIVVDTNIFVGACMGSTASSLLIELCLRKQLTPLMGAALFAEYSDVLNRASLFRDSHLSQDERSELLDIFLAHCRWTDIYYGWRPNLRDEGDNHLVELAVAGQAECVVTHNVKDLSSGELLFPNLGVMTPQAFLEKGGLWLH from the coding sequence ATGATTATCGTCGTTGATACGAATATTTTTGTCGGTGCCTGCATGGGTTCAACCGCATCGTCATTGCTGATTGAACTCTGTCTGCGCAAGCAACTGACACCCCTGATGGGCGCAGCGCTATTTGCTGAATACAGTGATGTGCTCAACCGCGCCAGCCTGTTCCGGGATTCACATTTAAGCCAGGATGAGCGCAGCGAGTTGCTGGACATCTTCCTCGCCCATTGCCGCTGGACAGACATCTACTACGGCTGGCGACCCAACCTGCGCGACGAGGGCGACAATCATTTGGTCGAACTGGCGGTTGCGGGGCAAGCAGAATGCGTCGTGACCCACAATGTCAAAGACCTTAGCAGTGGCGAATTATTATTCCCAAACCTGGGTGTTATGACGCCCCAGGCATTTCTGGAAAAAGGTGGACTATGGCTGCACTAA
- a CDS encoding NADP-dependent malic enzyme translates to MKDELNQAALDYHQFPQPGKLEVTPTKNMVNQRDLALAYSPGVAAASLAIADNPACAADYTTRGNLVAVVSNGTAVLGLGSIGALASKPVMEGKAVLFKKFAGVNAFDIELNTLDVDKLVEAVALMEPTFGGINLEDIKAPECFEVEKRLKARMKIPVFHDDQHGTAICVAAAIRNGLRVAGKNIEDVKLVCSGAGAAAIACLNLLVEMGLKKENITVNDRFGIIFKGREEEMNPYNSAYAIDTKARTLDDVMDGVDVFLGLSAPRVLKQEHVKVMAENPLILALANPEPEIRPELVYEVRSDAIIATGRSDYPNQVNNVLCFPFLFRGALDVGATEINEAMKIAVVEAIGDLATREASDVVVSAYGGAEFHFGRDYLIPKPFDPRLMTIIPPRVAKAAMETGVATRPIADFDEYERRLESFVFRSGMTMKPLFEKAKRNPQRIVFAEGESQRVINAVQQLVDEGICKPILLGNPELIQQNIDAYDLRLTIGANIEVIDPRNNPDFERHVAEHYAVMCRKGVTPVYSRRVMAARTTQIAAVLVRCGDADAMICGVEGNYISHLHYVRDLIGARPGLSDVAAVTMLILKQGTYFLTDTHVNEDPAPEQLADITALAAELVAGFGMEPKAALLSHSNFGSRMNGFSAKMRQTLDVLREKYPHIPAEGEMHVDAALSQDIRDRFFPNAAFEGEANLLVCPDLNSANIAYNMTKMLADGLPVGPMLVGTNYPVHILTESTTVRGIVNMAAFAGVEAASRKASA, encoded by the coding sequence ATGAAAGACGAACTCAACCAGGCCGCGCTGGATTACCACCAGTTCCCGCAACCGGGCAAACTCGAAGTCACCCCCACCAAGAACATGGTCAACCAGCGTGACCTCGCACTGGCGTATTCCCCCGGCGTGGCTGCCGCGAGTCTGGCGATTGCCGACAACCCGGCCTGCGCGGCGGATTACACCACGCGCGGCAATCTGGTGGCGGTGGTTTCCAACGGCACGGCGGTACTCGGCCTCGGCTCCATCGGCGCACTCGCCTCCAAACCGGTCATGGAAGGCAAGGCAGTGCTGTTCAAGAAATTCGCGGGCGTGAACGCTTTCGATATTGAGCTGAACACGCTGGATGTGGATAAACTGGTCGAAGCCGTCGCCCTGATGGAACCCACCTTCGGCGGCATCAACCTCGAAGACATCAAGGCCCCCGAATGCTTTGAGGTGGAAAAGCGCCTGAAAGCCCGCATGAAAATTCCCGTGTTCCACGACGACCAGCACGGCACAGCGATCTGCGTGGCAGCCGCGATCCGCAACGGTTTGCGCGTGGCGGGCAAGAATATCGAAGACGTGAAACTGGTCTGTTCCGGCGCGGGTGCTGCGGCGATTGCCTGCCTCAACCTGCTGGTGGAAATGGGTTTAAAAAAGGAAAACATCACCGTCAACGACCGTTTCGGCATCATCTTCAAGGGGCGCGAAGAGGAAATGAACCCCTACAATTCCGCCTACGCCATCGACACCAAGGCACGCACGCTGGATGACGTGATGGATGGCGTGGACGTATTCCTCGGCCTTTCCGCCCCGCGCGTGCTCAAGCAGGAGCATGTGAAAGTGATGGCGGAAAACCCCCTCATCCTTGCGCTGGCCAACCCAGAGCCTGAAATCCGCCCAGAACTGGTGTACGAAGTCCGCTCCGACGCCATCATCGCCACTGGCCGCAGCGACTACCCGAACCAGGTCAACAACGTGCTGTGCTTCCCGTTCCTGTTCCGTGGCGCGTTGGACGTGGGCGCGACCGAGATCAACGAAGCGATGAAAATTGCGGTGGTGGAAGCCATCGGTGACCTCGCCACCCGCGAAGCCTCCGACGTGGTGGTGTCAGCCTACGGTGGCGCGGAATTCCACTTCGGGCGCGACTACCTGATTCCCAAGCCGTTCGACCCGCGCCTGATGACCATTATCCCGCCGCGCGTGGCCAAAGCGGCGATGGAAACCGGCGTCGCTACCCGCCCGATTGCCGATTTCGACGAATACGAACGGCGGTTGGAAAGCTTCGTGTTCCGCTCCGGCATGACCATGAAGCCGCTGTTTGAAAAGGCCAAGCGCAACCCACAGCGCATCGTGTTTGCCGAGGGCGAATCGCAGCGTGTTATCAACGCTGTGCAGCAACTGGTCGACGAAGGCATTTGCAAACCCATCCTGCTCGGCAACCCGGAGCTGATCCAGCAGAACATCGACGCCTACGATCTGCGCCTGACCATCGGCGCTAACATCGAAGTCATCGACCCACGCAACAACCCCGATTTTGAGCGTCATGTGGCGGAACATTATGCAGTGATGTGCCGCAAGGGCGTGACCCCGGTGTACAGCCGCCGCGTGATGGCCGCCCGCACCACCCAGATTGCCGCAGTGCTGGTGCGCTGCGGTGATGCTGACGCGATGATCTGCGGGGTGGAAGGCAACTACATTTCGCACCTGCATTACGTGCGCGACTTGATTGGCGCGCGCCCCGGCCTGTCGGATGTCGCCGCCGTTACCATGCTGATCCTCAAGCAGGGCACCTATTTCCTCACCGACACGCATGTCAACGAAGACCCTGCGCCGGAACAACTGGCGGACATCACCGCGCTGGCGGCAGAGCTGGTGGCTGGTTTCGGCATGGAACCAAAAGCCGCGCTGCTGTCGCATTCCAACTTCGGCAGCCGCATGAATGGCTTTTCTGCCAAGATGCGCCAGACGCTGGACGTGTTGCGCGAGAAATACCCGCATATTCCGGCGGAGGGTGAAATGCATGTGGATGCGGCCTTGTCACAGGATATTCGTGACCGGTTTTTCCCTAATGCTGCCTTCGAGGGCGAAGCCAATTTGCTGGTGTGCCCGGATTTGAACTCGGCGAATATTGCTTACAACATGACCAAGATGCTGGCAGATGGCCTGCCAGTCGGGCCGATGCTGGTGGGGACGAATTACCCCGTGCATATCCTGACCGAGAGCACCACGGTGCGGGGGATTGTGAATATGGCGGCGTTTGCGGGGGTGGAGGCGGCTAGCCGGAAAGCGTCGGCATAG
- a CDS encoding TRAP transporter substrate-binding protein, protein MKKAFLSITVAVTLGLASLAAHAEPTVIKFSHVVAENTPKGLMANKFKDLVAADPALKDKVTVEVFPNSQLFDDDKVMEAMLLGDVQLAAPSLSKFQKYNPQLLIYDLPFLFNNMAAVDKFQQSEDGQKLLTSMEDKGYIGLGYLHNGMKQLSANKPLKTPEDAKGLKFRIQSSDVLAAQFEQVGGVPVKKPFSEVFTLMQTKAIDGSENPWSNIYSKKFHEVQSDITESDHGVLDYMVITSAEFWNGLDEDVRAALKKDMDEAVAYGNEMSTKKDAEDKQAIIDSKRSAVYTLTAEERQKWVDVMKPVWDKFKDTIGADLIDKALKANEG, encoded by the coding sequence ATGAAAAAAGCATTCCTGAGCATTACTGTTGCCGTCACCCTGGGTTTGGCCTCACTGGCTGCGCACGCCGAACCTACCGTCATCAAGTTTTCCCACGTGGTGGCGGAAAATACCCCGAAAGGTCTGATGGCCAACAAATTCAAGGATCTGGTGGCCGCTGACCCCGCTCTGAAAGACAAGGTGACGGTGGAAGTATTCCCCAATTCCCAGTTGTTTGACGATGACAAGGTGATGGAAGCGATGCTGCTGGGTGACGTGCAACTGGCCGCGCCCTCCCTGTCCAAGTTCCAGAAATACAACCCGCAGCTGCTGATTTACGACCTGCCGTTCCTGTTCAATAACATGGCAGCTGTTGACAAGTTCCAACAGAGCGAAGACGGCCAGAAACTGCTGACTTCCATGGAAGACAAGGGCTATATCGGCCTGGGCTACCTGCATAATGGCATGAAGCAGCTGTCCGCCAACAAGCCGTTGAAAACCCCGGAAGACGCCAAGGGCCTGAAGTTCCGCATCCAGTCGTCTGACGTACTGGCCGCGCAGTTTGAGCAGGTCGGTGGCGTGCCGGTCAAAAAGCCGTTCTCTGAAGTATTTACCCTGATGCAGACCAAGGCGATTGACGGTTCCGAAAACCCATGGTCCAACATCTATTCCAAGAAATTCCACGAAGTGCAGAGCGACATCACCGAATCTGACCATGGCGTACTCGACTACATGGTGATCACTTCCGCCGAATTCTGGAATGGCCTGGATGAAGACGTGCGTGCAGCCCTGAAGAAGGATATGGATGAAGCCGTTGCTTACGGTAACGAAATGTCCACCAAGAAAGATGCCGAAGACAAGCAGGCGATCATCGACAGCAAGCGTTCCGCTGTTTATACCCTGACGGCGGAAGAGCGCCAGAAGTGGGTTGATGTGATGAAACCGGTGTGGGACAAGTTCAAGGACACCATCGGTGCTGACCTGATTGACAAGGCGTTGAAGGCTAACGAGGGGTAA
- a CDS encoding TRAP transporter small permease: MLNFIHRLEENIIALLLVGMTLLVFFETILRFGFGMGLMWSEELTLHLSAWLVLFGASYGLRVGAHIGVDFLVKKFEPETQRIITLIMVAAALVYCALFIYGAWVYLGKIYKIGIELNDMSIKKWQAHSILLVGFVLIGIRLLEIGARVWKREQTMIGAHDEVEEALHLQKEVAGGAK; this comes from the coding sequence ATGCTAAATTTCATTCATCGTCTCGAAGAAAACATCATTGCGCTGTTGCTGGTCGGCATGACGCTGCTGGTGTTTTTCGAGACTATTCTGCGGTTCGGGTTCGGCATGGGGCTGATGTGGTCAGAGGAACTGACCCTGCACCTGTCGGCTTGGCTGGTGCTGTTCGGCGCATCCTACGGGTTGAGGGTGGGGGCGCACATCGGCGTTGATTTCCTGGTGAAAAAGTTCGAACCGGAAACCCAGCGCATCATCACCCTGATCATGGTGGCTGCGGCGCTGGTGTATTGCGCCCTGTTCATCTACGGCGCGTGGGTGTATCTGGGCAAGATTTACAAGATCGGCATCGAGTTGAACGACATGTCGATTAAAAAGTGGCAGGCGCACAGCATCCTGCTGGTCGGTTTCGTGCTGATCGGCATACGCTTACTGGAAATCGGCGCAAGGGTGTGGAAGCGTGAGCAGACCATGATCGGCGCGCATGATGAGGTGGAAGAAGCCCTGCACCTGCAAAAAGAAGTGGCAGGGGGTGCGAAATGA
- a CDS encoding TRAP transporter large permease, with translation MTIAFLFILLFVLIFLGMPIAISLGLASISTILLFSNDSLGSIALKFFESQSNHYTLLAIPFFILSSAFLSTGGVARRLIDFAIAAVGHVRGGLAMASVLACMLFAAVSGSSPATVAAIGGIVIAGMVRAGYPMAFGAGVITTAGTLGILIPPSIVMLVYSAATEVSAAKMFEAGFIPGIMMGLLLMIAIYIVARVKKLPAQAFPGFGTLISTGWKALGGMMLIFIVLGSIYGGVASPTEAAAVAAVYAFFIAVYGYRDIGPLKGKPWIKEGENIGAAVVRNLLHFPQAMVMSVGNEEVRKVVLDAAKVSIMLLFIIGNAMLFAHVLTTERIPHHIAEAIVQWGLPAWGFLIIVNLLLLAAGNFMEPSAILLIMAPILFPIAVKLGIDPIHLGIIMVVNMEIGMLTPPVGLNLFVTSGITGKSMGWVIKAALPWTLLLIFFLMLITYIPQISLALPEYLDQLRGFAPGS, from the coding sequence ATGACTATCGCGTTCCTGTTTATCCTGCTGTTCGTGCTGATTTTCCTCGGGATGCCGATTGCGATTTCACTGGGTTTGGCTAGCATTTCGACCATTCTACTGTTTTCCAATGATTCGCTGGGGTCGATTGCGCTAAAATTTTTCGAGTCGCAATCCAACCACTACACGCTGCTGGCGATCCCGTTTTTCATCCTCTCCTCCGCATTTCTCTCCACCGGAGGGGTGGCGCGCCGCTTGATCGACTTTGCCATTGCGGCAGTCGGGCATGTACGCGGTGGGCTGGCGATGGCGTCGGTACTGGCCTGTATGTTGTTCGCTGCGGTATCCGGTTCCTCCCCCGCGACCGTGGCGGCCATCGGCGGTATCGTCATTGCTGGCATGGTGCGGGCAGGCTACCCGATGGCGTTCGGTGCGGGTGTTATCACCACGGCGGGCACATTGGGTATCCTGATTCCGCCCTCCATCGTCATGCTGGTGTATTCTGCTGCGACCGAAGTGTCAGCGGCGAAAATGTTCGAGGCGGGTTTCATCCCCGGCATCATGATGGGGTTGCTGCTGATGATCGCGATCTACATCGTGGCGCGGGTGAAAAAGCTGCCCGCGCAGGCTTTCCCCGGCTTCGGCACATTGATCAGCACCGGCTGGAAAGCGCTGGGCGGGATGATGCTGATTTTCATCGTGCTGGGTTCCATCTATGGTGGGGTTGCCAGCCCGACGGAAGCGGCGGCGGTGGCGGCGGTTTATGCCTTTTTCATTGCTGTTTACGGCTATCGTGACATTGGCCCGCTGAAAGGCAAGCCGTGGATCAAGGAAGGTGAAAATATAGGTGCGGCAGTTGTGCGCAACCTGCTGCATTTCCCGCAGGCCATGGTCATGTCCGTCGGTAACGAGGAAGTGCGCAAGGTAGTGCTGGATGCGGCGAAAGTAAGCATTATGCTGCTGTTCATCATCGGCAACGCGATGCTGTTTGCACATGTGCTGACCACCGAGCGGATTCCGCACCACATTGCCGAAGCCATCGTGCAATGGGGTCTGCCAGCGTGGGGTTTCCTGATCATCGTCAACCTGCTGCTGCTGGCGGCAGGGAACTTCATGGAGCCTTCCGCAATCCTGCTGATCATGGCGCCGATCCTGTTCCCGATTGCGGTCAAGCTGGGCATCGACCCGATCCATCTGGGCATCATCATGGTGGTGAACATGGAGATCGGCATGTTGACGCCGCCGGTGGGGCTGAACCTGTTCGTGACCTCGGGAATCACGGGCAAAAGCATGGGCTGGGTGATCAAGGCAGCACTGCCGTGGACGCTGTTGCTGATCTTCTTCCTGATGCTGATCACCTACATCCCGCAAATTTCCCTGGCCTTGCCGGAATATCTGGATCAGTTGCGCGGGTTTGCGCCCGGCTCCTGA